Proteins found in one Sorghum bicolor cultivar BTx623 chromosome 1, Sorghum_bicolor_NCBIv3, whole genome shotgun sequence genomic segment:
- the LOC110432054 gene encoding protein ROS1-like, giving the protein MHTLLKDHRWDKSGQTNMDERIHGVVIVKPSREHMYQCQIEMGKSIERHSTEPIIEMPPTPAHEYPESSSEEGYEQEYQEVYEQEYQQEYEQEYHNIVDIEDDIPYLDLRRIKPVENATSELSYGTDMVLIHPRDSPIPIQRRYRLRTEYLAYIIPDGHEILDKFEPRVHGDCNPYLFIIRDYNDHIVNATILIPCRTANREIFPLDGTYFQINEVFADHSSTCSPIQIKRDIFWNFGMCRVYFGTSLSTITKGQTQEGIQRLYHSGYICCREFDRSSRRATILSAAFHNELQKKTGKKRHIPDSSPNSVEGNDKDRAQYS; this is encoded by the exons atgcacacccttctaaAGGATCATCGATGGGATAAAAGTGGGCAAACTAACATGGATGAAAGAATACATGGTGTTGTAATAGTCAAACCAAGTCGTGAACATATGTATCAGTGCCAAATTGAAATGGGAAAAAGTATAGAGAGACATAGCACTGAGCCTATTATTGAGATGCCACCAACTCCAGCACATGAATATCCAGAATCATCAAGTGAGGAAGGGTATGAACAAGAGTATCAGGAAGTGTATGAACAAGAGTATCAGCAAGAGTATGAACAAGAGTATCACAATATTGTTGATATAGAAGATGATATTCCGTATTTGGATCTTCGGCGAATAAAACCCGTCGAAAATGCAACATCCGAGCTATCATATGGAACCGATATGGTTTTGATCCATCCACGTGATAGCCCAATCCCAATTCAAAGAAGATATCGTCTGCGAACAGAGTACCTTGC GTACATAATCCCCGATGGGCACGAAATCTTGGACAAG TTTGAACCAAGGGTTCATGGTGATTGCAACCCATACCTCTTTATAATTCGTGATTACAACGACCATATTGTGAATGCTACCATTCTG ATACCTTGCCGGACCGCGAACAGAGAAATATTTCCATTGGATGGTACATACTTTCAAATAAATGAG GTTTTTGCAGATCATTCATCTACATGTTCACCTATACAAATAAAAAGAGATATTTTCTGGAACTTCGGAATGTGTAGGGTGTACTTTGGCACATCATTATCTACTATCACCAAAG GTCAAACACAAGAAGGAATTCAACGTTTATATCATTCAG GGTACATATGTTGTAGAGAATTTGACCGCAGTAGCAGGCGTGCAACAATATTATCTGCTGCATTTCATAATGAACTGCAGAAAAAAACTGGCAAGAAAAGGCACATACCTGATTCAAGCCCGAATTCAGTGGAAGGCAATGACAAAGACAGAGCCCAATACAGTTAG
- the LOC8065663 gene encoding pentatricopeptide repeat-containing protein At3g53700, chloroplastic: protein MATTSYLASYSRASPAPAAAAACPCNGHARPPALRPQPRRRGHRPAPLRVYAISDQDRLLAALREQSDPEAALRMLNSALAREDFAPSSAVYEEIVQKLGTAGAFDLMEGLVREMRREGHQVRAVVVRSFVESYARLRRFDDAVDLVLNQLDNDTFGVQADTVVFNHLLNVLVEGSKLKLLESVYNEMTGRGIQPDVVTLNTLIKALCRAHQVRTAVLMLEEMSSHGVAPDETTFTTLMQGFIEEGSIEAALRVKAKMMEAGCSPTGVTVNVLINGYCKMGRVEDALGYIQQEIADGFEPDQVTYNTFVHGLCQNGHVSHALKVMDLMLQEGHDPDVFTYNTVINCLSKNGELDEAKGIVNQMVDRGCLPDTTTFNTLIVALSSQNRLEEALDLARELTVKGLSPDVYTFNILINALCKVGDPHLGIRLFEEMKSSGCTPDEVTYNILIDHLCSMGKLGNALDLLNEMESNGCPRSTVTYNTIIDALCKKMRIEEAEEVFDQMDAQGISRSAVTFNTLIDGLCKAKRIDDATELIEQMVKEGLQPNNITYNSILTHYCKQGNIKKAADILETMTANGFEIDVVTYGTLINGLCKAGRTQVALKLLRGMRIKGIRPTPKAYNPVIQSLFRRNNLRDALNLFREMTEVGEPPDALTYKIVFRSLCRGGGPIKEAFDFLVEMVNKGFMPEFSSFRMLAEGLLNLGMDDYLISAIELIIEKAKFRESDASAIRGYLKIRKYYDALATFGRLLEINNPQWTYR, encoded by the coding sequence ATGGCCACGACGTCGTACCTAGCCTCCTACTCCCGCGCTTCGCCAGCACCGGCAGCGGCGGCTGCGTGCCCGTGCAATGGCCATGCCCGGCCACCCGCGCTGCGGCCTCAGCCTCGGCGGCGTGGGCACCGTCCCGCGCCCCTCCGGGTGTACGCCATCTCCGACCAAGACCGGCTCCTCGCCGCCCTGCGCGAGCAGTCTGACCCCGAGGCGGCGCTCCGGATGCTGAACTCGGCGCTCGCGCGGGAGGACTTCGCGCCCAGCTCCGCCGTGTACGAGGAGATCGTCCAGAAGCTCGGCACCGCCGGCGCGTTCGACCTGATGGAGGGCCTTGTCCGGGAGATGCGGCGGGAAGGGCACCAGGTCAGGGCTGTCGTGGTGCGGTCTTTCGTCGAGAGCTACGCGCGGCTGCGGCGGTTCGACGACGCCGTCGACCTTGTTCTGAACCAGCTCGACAATGACACCTTTGGGGTTCAGGCGGACACGGTGGTGTTCAACCACCTCCTCAATGTCCTTGTGGAGGGGAGCAAGTTGAAGCTTCTGGAGTCGGTCTACAATGAGATGACTGGTCGGGGGATTCAGCCTGATGTTGTGACACTCAACACGCTGATCAAGGCGCTGTGCCGGGCACATCAGGTCAGGACCGCGGTCTTGATGCTGGAAGAGATGTCGAGCCATGGTGTGGCGCCTGATGAGACCACATTCACCACGCtgatgcaaggctttattgagGAGGGAAGCATTGAAGCGGCTCTGAGGGTGAAGGCGAAGATGATGGAAGCTGGATGCTCACCGACAGGGGTGACTGTTAATGTTCTGATTAATGGCTACTGCAAGATGGGGAGAGTGGAGGATGCACTTGGCTACATACAGCAAGAGATTGCTGATGGATTTGAGCCTGATCAGGTCACATATAACACTTTTGTTCacgggttgtgccagaacgggcaTGTCAGCCATGCCTTGAAAGTCATGGATCTGATGCTTCAGGAGGGCCATGATCCTGATGTTTTCACCTACAATACTGTCATCAACTGCCTCAGTAAAAATGGAGAGCTTGATGAGGCTAAAGGAATTGTAAATCAGATGGTGGATAGGGGTTGTTTGCCTGACACCACCACATTCAACACTCTCATTGTTGCTCTGTCCTCACAGAATCGTCTTGAGGAAGCATTGGACCTTGCGCGTGAGCTAACTGTGAAGGGGCTTTCTCCGGATGTCTATACTTTCAATATTTTGATCAATGCCCTTTGCAAGGTAGGAGATCCTCATCTTGGCATTCGGTTGTTTGAGGAGATGAAGAGCAGCGGATGCACCCCTGATGAAGttacatacaacattttgattgATCATCTTTGCTCAATGGGGAAGCTTGGAAATGCTTTGGATTTGTTGAATGAGATGGAATCCAATGGTTGCCCTCGGAGTACAGTGACATATAACACAATAATTGATGCGCTATGCAAGAAAATGAGAATAGAAGAAGCTGAGGAGGTTTTTGATCAAATGGATGCACAGGGTATTTCAAGGAGTGCTGTCACATTTAATACGCTTATTGATGGCTTGTGCAAGGCCAAGAGGATTGATGACGCAACAGAACTCATTGAACAGATGGTGAAGGAAGGATTGCAACCTAATAATATCACTTATAATTCTATTCTAACACATTATTGCAAGCAGGGGAACATCAAGAAAGCAGCTGATATTTTAGAAACTATGACAGCAAATGGATTTGAAATTGATGTTGTCACATATGGAACACTCATTAACGGTCTATGCAAGGCTGGTAGGACTCAGGTTGCTTTGAAGCTTTTAAGAGGCATGCGAATTAAAGGGATTAGGCCTACTCCAAAAGCTTACAACCCTGTGATACAGTCTTTGTTTAGACGGAATAATTTAAGAGATGCCCTTAATCTTTTCAGGGAGATGACTGAGGTGGGTGAGCCTCCTGATGCCCTCACATATAAGATTGTTTTCCGTAGTCTCTGTCGTGGTGGAGGGCCTATCAAAGAAGCTTTTGATTTCTTGGTGGAGATGGTGAATAAGGGTTTCATGCCTGAGTTTTCATCCTTCCGTATGCTAGCTGAAGGTCTATTGAATCTGGGCATGGATGATTATCTTATTAGTGCTATTGAACTAATTATAGAAAAGGCCAAATTCAGAGAATCTGATGCTTCTGCGATAAGAGGATATCTCAAGATCCGCAAATATTATGATGCATTAGCAACTTTTGGCCGTCTCCTAGAGATAAACAACCCTCAGTGGACATATCGTTGA
- the LOC8065664 gene encoding probable dolichyl-diphosphooligosaccharide--protein glycosyltransferase subunit 3, producing MAPPPHRHLLLLLLLLPLVLLAATPAGADDLVSELQSLRARSPSGVIHLTDTAVTRFLTAPSSRRPYSVLVFFDAASLHSKPDLHLPQLRTEFALLSASFLAHNPDSGDLFFADIEFAESQHSFHQFGVNSLPHVRLIRPEHATLSKSEQMDQSHFSRLADSMAEFIESRTGLEVGPIVRPPLLSRNQIILLGILFLISIPFMIKRIIDGETLLHDRRVWMAGALFVYFFSVSGGMYGIIRHTPMFLTDRADPNKLVFFYQGSGMQLGAEGFAVGFLYTLVGLMIAGVTHLLVKVESLQTQRFAMLAVMAIGWWAVRKVIYLDNWKTGYSIHTFFPSSWR from the coding sequence ATGGCGCCTCCACCGCACCgccacctgctgctgctgctgctcctcctccccctcGTCCTCCTCGCGGCCACACCTGCCGGCGCTGATGACCTTGTCTCGGAGCTCCAGTCCCTCCGCGCGCGGTCCCCGTCCGGCGTGATCCACCTCACCGACACCGCTGTCACCCGTTTCCTCACCGCCCCCTCCTCGCGCCGCCCCTACTCCGTGCTCGTCTTCTTCGACGCCGCTTCGCTCCACTCCAAGCCCGACCTCCACCTGCCCCAGCTCCGCACCGAGTTCGCGCtcctctccgcctccttcctcgCCCACAACCCCGATTCCGGCGACCTCTTCTTCGCCGACATCGAGTTCGCCGAGTCGCAGCACTCCTTCCACCAGTTCGGCGTCAACTCGCTGCCCCATGTCCGCCTTATCCGCCCCGAGCACGCCACCCTGTCGAAATCCGAGCAGATGGACCAGTCCCACTTCTCGCGCCTCGCCGACTCCATGGCCGAGTTTATCGAGTCCCGCACGGGCCTCGAGGTTGGGCCCATCGTACGCCCGCCGCTCCTCTCACGCAACCAGATCATCCTGCTCGGCATCCTCTTCCTCATCTCCATCCCTTTCATGATCAAGAGGATCATCGATGGGGAGACCCTGCTGCATGACCGCCGGGTCTGGATGGCTGGGGCGCTCTTTGTCTACTTCTTCAGCGTCTCTGGGGGCATGTACGGGATCATCAGGCACACGCCCATGTTCCTCACCGACCGCGCGGATCCCAACAAGCTCGTGTTCTTCTACCAGGGGTCAGGGATGCAGCTGGGGGCTGAGGGGTTTGCTGTCGGGTTCTTGTACACACTCGTGGGTCTCATGATCGCTGGGGTgacacacttgttggtgaaGGTGGAGAGCCTGCAGACGCAGCGATTTGCGATGCTCGCTGTCATGGCGATTGGGTGGTGGGCTGTTAGGAAGGTGATCTACTTGGATAACTGGAAGACTGGTTATAGCATTCATACCTTCTTCCCGAGCAGCTGGAGGTGA